In one window of Helianthus annuus cultivar XRQ/B chromosome 17, HanXRQr2.0-SUNRISE, whole genome shotgun sequence DNA:
- the LOC110940320 gene encoding malate dehydrogenase isoform X1 yields the protein METLELVQKVVVLLICLSLSWRIIRYIWSFADVEKDPLIVLVTGAAGQIGYALVPMIAEGAMLGPNQPVILHLLDIEPASEILKGVKMELMDGAFPLLKDVIATTDVTEACRGVDIAIMLGGFPRRKGDGKDLIFKNVGIYKAQASALDQYADPNCKVLVVANPANTNALILKEYAPSIPEENITSLTRLDHNRALSQISENLKVHVGDVRNAIIWGNHSSNLYPDANHATVDIGAGHKPVKELIADDQWLKTEFITNVEQRGQAIINARRLSSAFSTASAACDHMRDWILGIPKGTWVSMGVYSDGSYGIQPGLIYSFPVTCKKGEWSIVQGLKIDEFSREKMDAVERELIEEKTMAYSCLH from the exons ATGGAGACTTTGGAGTTAGTTCAGAAAGTTGTGGTTCTTTTGATTTGTTTGTCTTTGTCATGGAGGATCATTAGATATATATGGAGCTTTGCGGATGTTGAAAAAGACCCGCTTATTGTGCTTGTTACTGGGGCTGCAG GCCAAATCGGCTACGCTCTAGTTCCAATGATCGCAGAAGGGGCAATGTTGGGTCCAAATCAACCGGTAATTCTACATTTGCTTGATATTGAGCCTGCTTCCGAAATCTTGAAAGGGGTaaaaatggaacttatggatggAGCATTTCCTCTTCTTAAag ATGTTATTGCCACAACCGATGTTACTGAAGCCTGTCGAGGCGTTGATATCGCAATCATGCTCGGTGGATTCCCTCGTAGGAAAGGGGATGGCAAAGATCTTATATTTAAGAACGTAGGTATATACAAGGCTCAAGCCTCGGCTTTGGACCAGTATGCTGATCCAAATTGCAAG GTACTTGTGGTTGCTAATCCCGCAAATACAAATGCACTTATCTTGAAAGAATATGCACCTTCGATCCCGGAAGAGAACATCACATCCCTCACAAGACTAGATCATAACCGTGCATTAAGCCAGATATCGGAGAATCTTAAAGTCCATGTTGGTGATGTAAGAAATGCTATAATATGGGGAAATCACTCGTCGAATCTATATCCAGATGCTAATCACGCTACTGTTGACATTGGGGCTGGACATAAACCTGTGAAAGAACTTATTGCTGATGATCAATG GTTGAAAACTGAGTTCATCACAAATGTGGAACAAAGAGGTCAAGCTATAATTAACGCTAGAAGGTTGTCTAGTGCATTTTCTACTGCAAGCGCTGCATGTGATCATATGCGCGACTGGATTCTTGGTATACCAAAG GGAACATGGGTGTCTATGGGAGTTTATTCTGACGGGTCATATGGTATTCAACCGGGCTTGATTTATTCTTTTCCTGTCACTTGCAAGAAAGGCGAATGGTCAATAGTTCAAG GGCTAAAGATTGATGAGTTTTCAAGAGAGAAGATGGATGCTGTAGAAAGAGAGCTCATTGAGGAGAAAACAATGGCCTACTCTTGCCTCCATTGA
- the LOC110940320 gene encoding malate dehydrogenase, cytoplasmic isoform X2: protein MIAEGAMLGPNQPVILHLLDIEPASEILKGVKMELMDGAFPLLKDVIATTDVTEACRGVDIAIMLGGFPRRKGDGKDLIFKNVGIYKAQASALDQYADPNCKVLVVANPANTNALILKEYAPSIPEENITSLTRLDHNRALSQISENLKVHVGDVRNAIIWGNHSSNLYPDANHATVDIGAGHKPVKELIADDQWLKTEFITNVEQRGQAIINARRLSSAFSTASAACDHMRDWILGIPKGTWVSMGVYSDGSYGIQPGLIYSFPVTCKKGEWSIVQGLKIDEFSREKMDAVERELIEEKTMAYSCLH, encoded by the exons ATGATCGCAGAAGGGGCAATGTTGGGTCCAAATCAACCGGTAATTCTACATTTGCTTGATATTGAGCCTGCTTCCGAAATCTTGAAAGGGGTaaaaatggaacttatggatggAGCATTTCCTCTTCTTAAag ATGTTATTGCCACAACCGATGTTACTGAAGCCTGTCGAGGCGTTGATATCGCAATCATGCTCGGTGGATTCCCTCGTAGGAAAGGGGATGGCAAAGATCTTATATTTAAGAACGTAGGTATATACAAGGCTCAAGCCTCGGCTTTGGACCAGTATGCTGATCCAAATTGCAAG GTACTTGTGGTTGCTAATCCCGCAAATACAAATGCACTTATCTTGAAAGAATATGCACCTTCGATCCCGGAAGAGAACATCACATCCCTCACAAGACTAGATCATAACCGTGCATTAAGCCAGATATCGGAGAATCTTAAAGTCCATGTTGGTGATGTAAGAAATGCTATAATATGGGGAAATCACTCGTCGAATCTATATCCAGATGCTAATCACGCTACTGTTGACATTGGGGCTGGACATAAACCTGTGAAAGAACTTATTGCTGATGATCAATG GTTGAAAACTGAGTTCATCACAAATGTGGAACAAAGAGGTCAAGCTATAATTAACGCTAGAAGGTTGTCTAGTGCATTTTCTACTGCAAGCGCTGCATGTGATCATATGCGCGACTGGATTCTTGGTATACCAAAG GGAACATGGGTGTCTATGGGAGTTTATTCTGACGGGTCATATGGTATTCAACCGGGCTTGATTTATTCTTTTCCTGTCACTTGCAAGAAAGGCGAATGGTCAATAGTTCAAG GGCTAAAGATTGATGAGTTTTCAAGAGAGAAGATGGATGCTGTAGAAAGAGAGCTCATTGAGGAGAAAACAATGGCCTACTCTTGCCTCCATTGA